A single window of Granulibacter bethesdensis DNA harbors:
- a CDS encoding LL-diaminopimelate aminotransferase — MPEEFHRIRRLPPYVFAEVNGAKARARAAGEDIIDLGMGNPDGPTPPHIVAKLIEAVQDPRTHRYSVSKGITGLRKALANYYERRFGVTLNPENEVIATLGSKEGLANLAAAITSPGDTILVPNPSYPIHQFGFIIAGAAVRSIPATPDETMLRALDVAVRHSVPKPTALIVNFPSNPTAWVADLDFYRELVAFARKHEIYILSDLAYAEIYFGDRVPPSILQIEGAKDIAVEFTSLSKTYSMPGWRMGFAAGNPRLINALTRIKSYLDYGAFTPIQIAAVAALNGPQDCVADMRKLYKERRDVLIRGLHAAGWNVPSPEASMFAWAPIPEQYAHLGSVEFSKLLLSRAKVAVAPGIGFGEYGDSHVRIALVENTQRLRQATRNIRAFLQGHSNVAEPDSDPGADTNEKASEHA, encoded by the coding sequence ATGCCCGAAGAGTTTCACCGTATCCGCCGTCTGCCGCCCTATGTTTTCGCAGAAGTGAATGGGGCCAAGGCCCGTGCCCGTGCGGCGGGAGAGGATATTATCGACCTCGGTATGGGCAATCCCGACGGACCTACGCCACCGCATATCGTCGCCAAGCTGATCGAGGCTGTGCAGGATCCCCGCACCCATCGCTATTCCGTCAGCAAGGGCATTACCGGGCTGCGCAAGGCGCTGGCGAATTATTACGAGCGCCGCTTCGGCGTCACCCTGAACCCGGAAAACGAAGTCATCGCCACGCTCGGCTCCAAGGAAGGGCTGGCCAATCTGGCGGCCGCCATCACCAGCCCGGGTGATACGATTCTGGTTCCGAACCCGTCCTATCCGATCCATCAGTTCGGCTTCATCATCGCCGGAGCCGCCGTGCGCAGCATTCCGGCCACACCGGATGAGACCATGTTGCGGGCGCTGGATGTCGCCGTCAGGCACTCCGTACCGAAGCCGACCGCGCTGATCGTCAACTTTCCCTCCAATCCCACCGCCTGGGTGGCCGATCTCGATTTCTACCGGGAGCTGGTGGCATTTGCGCGCAAGCACGAGATCTACATCCTCTCCGACCTCGCCTATGCCGAGATTTACTTCGGAGATCGCGTCCCCCCCTCCATCCTTCAGATCGAGGGGGCCAAGGACATTGCAGTGGAATTTACCTCGCTCTCCAAGACCTATTCCATGCCAGGCTGGCGCATGGGCTTTGCGGCAGGCAATCCGCGATTGATCAATGCGCTGACCCGCATCAAATCCTACCTGGATTATGGTGCCTTCACCCCGATCCAGATTGCCGCCGTCGCCGCCCTGAACGGCCCGCAGGATTGCGTCGCCGATATGCGCAAGCTCTATAAGGAACGCCGTGACGTGCTGATCCGCGGCCTGCATGCCGCAGGGTGGAATGTGCCTTCCCCGGAAGCCAGCATGTTCGCCTGGGCACCCATTCCGGAGCAATACGCGCATCTGGGCAGCGTGGAATTCTCCAAACTGCTTCTCTCCCGCGCCAAGGTCGCCGTGGCCCCCGGCATCGGTTTCGGCGAGTATGGCGACTCCCATGTCCGCATCGCGCTGGTCGAAAATACCCAGCGTCTGCGTCAGGCCACCCGCAATATCCGCGCCTTCCTGCAAGGCCATTCCAATGTTGCCGAGCCGGATAGCGATCCCGGTGCCGATACCAACGAGAAAGCTTCCGAACATGCCTGA
- a CDS encoding MucR family transcriptional regulator yields MSDDTPPSRLLELTAQIVAAHISHNSVQAEAIPSFIQQIHHTLSTIGTPVVEPERLTPAVPVKRSVFPDYIVCLEDGKKLKMLKRHLQSAYSMTPEQYRQRWSLPPDYPMVAPNYAERRSSLAKQNGLGRKTREEFDETEAPAAPRRRRKTTA; encoded by the coding sequence TTGTCGGACGATACCCCCCCATCCCGTCTGCTTGAATTAACTGCCCAGATAGTTGCCGCCCATATCAGCCATAATTCTGTGCAAGCTGAAGCAATCCCTTCATTTATTCAGCAGATACATCATACACTCAGCACGATCGGGACACCTGTTGTTGAGCCGGAACGTTTGACCCCGGCGGTTCCCGTCAAGCGTTCAGTTTTTCCAGATTACATTGTGTGCCTTGAAGACGGCAAAAAACTGAAAATGCTGAAGCGGCATCTTCAATCCGCCTATTCCATGACTCCCGAGCAGTATCGTCAGCGCTGGAGCCTTCCGCCTGATTATCCTATGGTCGCCCCCAACTATGCAGAGCGACGCTCCAGCCTTGCGAAACAGAATGGTCTGGGCCGCAAAACGCGCGAGGAGTTCGATGAGACTGAAGCTCCTGCGGCGCCTCGTCGTCGTCGCAAGACAACAGCCTGA
- a CDS encoding serine hydrolase: protein MTPDQAPSQQNALRRLWRWAFLGAAGGTIAIGGLAWGFTAYKSMPDPVTLARLAFVEPSQRGTLFASREIPPSSYPRPFQENFRPWIKTVPWKGQQVSVQQFLDTTRTNAIVVVNEGVITQEWYRDGMGPNTLFPSWSLAKSIVSLMVGQAIGRGLLHEDDRPEALLPNLQKAGIDPRITVRNLLDMTSGLAIPENYNPWRPFRGTAGMYLTHDLGAYIRAHHSLAFTPGSKGVYRSVDTEILGLILSRVEHLTLSEILSKGIWDPIGAKRAAYWNLDHPGGREKAFCCINAAARDFAKIGQLVLDRGRVGNRQIVPEFWIERLYKPAPARVDGLEYSAQWWHTESDINDISAIGVYGQYIYVDPVSRSVVVKLSDYGAEQDEAETLDVLNILAAAAKN, encoded by the coding sequence ATGACCCCAGATCAAGCACCCTCCCAACAAAATGCGCTACGCCGGCTATGGCGTTGGGCGTTTCTCGGTGCAGCGGGCGGTACCATTGCTATTGGGGGATTGGCATGGGGATTTACCGCTTACAAAAGCATGCCCGATCCGGTGACACTGGCACGGCTGGCTTTTGTCGAGCCATCCCAACGGGGAACACTTTTTGCAAGCCGGGAAATTCCGCCTTCCTCCTATCCGCGTCCGTTCCAGGAGAATTTTCGTCCCTGGATCAAAACCGTGCCATGGAAAGGTCAGCAGGTCTCCGTTCAACAATTCCTTGATACAACCAGGACCAATGCGATTGTCGTGGTCAATGAAGGAGTCATCACACAGGAATGGTACCGCGATGGCATGGGGCCGAATACACTGTTTCCGTCGTGGTCTCTGGCCAAATCGATCGTTTCACTCATGGTCGGCCAGGCTATCGGGCGGGGATTACTGCATGAGGATGACAGGCCAGAGGCTCTGCTGCCCAACCTTCAGAAAGCAGGCATTGATCCCCGCATTACTGTGCGCAATCTGCTGGATATGACCAGCGGTCTGGCAATCCCCGAGAATTACAATCCCTGGCGTCCTTTCCGGGGCACTGCCGGGATGTACCTGACGCATGATCTGGGGGCCTATATCCGTGCCCATCACTCTCTGGCCTTTACGCCGGGCAGCAAGGGCGTCTACCGCAGTGTGGATACCGAGATCCTCGGCCTGATCCTGTCGCGGGTAGAGCATCTGACACTATCCGAAATCCTGTCGAAAGGCATTTGGGATCCGATCGGAGCCAAGCGTGCCGCATACTGGAATCTGGATCATCCGGGGGGGCGCGAAAAAGCATTCTGCTGCATCAATGCGGCTGCACGGGATTTTGCCAAAATCGGACAGCTCGTACTGGATCGCGGCCGTGTCGGGAACAGACAGATCGTTCCTGAATTCTGGATCGAGCGCCTTTACAAGCCCGCGCCTGCCCGGGTCGACGGGCTGGAATATTCCGCCCAATGGTGGCACACGGAATCGGATATCAACGATATCTCCGCCATCGGGGTGTATGGCCAGTATATCTATGTCGATCCTGTCTCACGCAGCGTCGTCGTCAAACTGAGTGATTACGGCGCCGAACAGGATGAGGCCGAGACACTCGACGTTCTCAACATCCTGGCCGCAGCAGCCAAAAATTAA
- a CDS encoding GNAT family N-acetyltransferase, with amino-acid sequence MSQTSSSSPSLRIETLSGETLVPVLPALAHLRLSVFRTWPYLYDGDQAYEQRYLQTYVRSPGAGVVLAWDGERAVGASTCLPMVEEEENVSEPFRKRGWDPARFFYFGESVLLPEYRGCGVGVAFFREREAHAKRVSNCDYATFCSVKRPENHPSRPADWVPLHEFWTRRGFTPFPSLTCRMSWKDVGEAEETEKELTFWIKSLSGAPLPEENGEESKG; translated from the coding sequence ATGAGCCAGACATCTTCCTCCTCCCCTTCTTTGCGCATTGAGACCCTGTCCGGAGAGACGCTTGTTCCAGTGCTTCCCGCACTTGCCCACCTGCGGCTGAGCGTCTTCCGCACATGGCCCTATCTGTACGATGGCGATCAGGCCTATGAACAGCGCTACCTTCAGACCTATGTGCGCAGCCCCGGTGCGGGGGTGGTGCTGGCATGGGACGGAGAGCGCGCTGTCGGAGCCTCCACCTGTCTGCCCATGGTTGAGGAAGAAGAAAACGTCTCCGAGCCGTTTAGAAAACGGGGATGGGATCCGGCCCGGTTTTTCTATTTCGGTGAAAGCGTTCTGCTGCCCGAATATCGCGGCTGCGGTGTTGGCGTTGCCTTCTTCCGGGAACGCGAAGCCCATGCGAAACGCGTCTCCAACTGCGACTACGCTACGTTCTGCTCGGTAAAGCGGCCAGAGAATCATCCGTCCCGCCCGGCAGACTGGGTACCGTTGCATGAATTCTGGACCCGTCGCGGCTTTACGCCCTTCCCCTCCCTGACCTGCCGCATGTCATGGAAAGATGTCGGAGAGGCTGAGGAGACCGAAAAGGAACTGACATTCTGGATCAAATCTCTGTCCGGTGCCCCTCTGCCGGAAGAGAACGGGGAAGAGAGCAAAGGATGA
- a CDS encoding homoserine dehydrogenase: MPDTRLSSSVSPLRIGIAGLGTVGAGVVRILTENAPLLAAQAGRRLDLVAVSARDRSRNRGVDLGGVRWYEDPTALASDPNVDVVVEVIGGSSGPAATLVETALEAGKPVITANKALIAVHGARLAALAEKHGVPLTFEAAVAGGIPILKTIREGLSANRIRRVAGILNGTCNYILTVMREQGRDFGDVLAEAQALGYAEADPSFDIDGVDAAHKLAILAALSFRRPVSFQDVHIEGIRGITALDIGFAQTLGYRIKLLGIAQHNTEGVSARVHPCMVPEGTSIAHVDGVFNAVLAEGDFVGRIQMEGPGAGSGPTASAVIADLLDIARGRAGPAWGVESSALTQAQAVPINAHHGAYYLRLMVVDRPGVLADVTAILRDHGISLESMLQNGRNPGETVPIVLVTHETTEASMQDALIMISELSAVQERPALIRIEKN; encoded by the coding sequence ATGCCTGATACACGCCTCTCTTCCTCTGTTTCTCCGCTACGTATCGGTATTGCCGGACTGGGCACTGTGGGTGCGGGCGTGGTACGCATCCTGACGGAAAATGCTCCTCTGCTCGCGGCGCAGGCCGGTCGGCGGCTGGATCTGGTTGCGGTTTCCGCACGTGATCGCTCCCGCAATCGCGGTGTCGATCTGGGTGGCGTGCGCTGGTATGAAGACCCGACTGCTCTGGCCTCCGATCCGAATGTCGATGTCGTGGTGGAGGTCATTGGCGGCTCCTCCGGTCCGGCCGCCACTCTGGTCGAGACGGCGCTTGAGGCTGGCAAGCCGGTCATTACCGCCAATAAGGCGCTGATCGCCGTGCATGGCGCACGACTTGCCGCACTGGCTGAAAAGCATGGCGTGCCGCTTACCTTCGAAGCAGCGGTGGCCGGCGGCATTCCGATCCTGAAAACCATCCGCGAAGGTCTGAGTGCCAATCGCATCCGCCGTGTCGCCGGTATCCTGAACGGCACCTGCAACTACATCCTGACCGTGATGCGCGAACAGGGCCGGGACTTCGGTGATGTTCTCGCTGAAGCACAGGCACTCGGCTATGCCGAAGCCGATCCCAGCTTCGACATTGATGGTGTGGATGCAGCCCATAAGCTGGCCATTCTGGCTGCTCTCTCTTTCCGCCGCCCGGTCTCGTTCCAGGATGTCCATATCGAAGGTATTCGCGGCATCACGGCCCTTGATATCGGATTTGCACAGACGCTCGGCTACCGCATCAAGCTGCTGGGTATCGCTCAGCACAATACAGAGGGTGTATCCGCTCGCGTTCACCCCTGCATGGTTCCGGAAGGTACCTCCATTGCGCATGTAGACGGCGTGTTCAATGCCGTGCTGGCAGAGGGTGACTTCGTAGGCCGAATCCAGATGGAAGGCCCCGGAGCCGGCAGCGGGCCAACCGCCAGTGCCGTCATAGCCGATCTACTGGACATTGCCCGTGGACGCGCCGGACCGGCCTGGGGGGTTGAGTCCTCCGCACTGACTCAGGCCCAAGCCGTGCCAATCAACGCACATCACGGAGCCTATTATCTGCGTCTCATGGTGGTCGATCGTCCCGGCGTGCTGGCCGATGTAACCGCCATTTTACGCGATCACGGTATTTCTCTCGAAAGCATGCTGCAGAACGGGCGCAATCCCGGAGAGACCGTACCGATCGTTCTGGTCACACATGAAACAACCGAAGCATCCATGCAGGATGCGCTCATCATGATCTCGGAACTCAGTGCAGTGCAGGAACGTCCGGCCCTGATCCGTATCGAAAAGAACTGA
- the lpxB gene encoding lipid-A-disaccharide synthase, which produces MTAPLIYIVAGEHSGDVLGARLIHALQAINPSIHFAGIGGPRMEECGFQSLFPMHELAVMGLVEILPRVLKLRRRLQQTVQDIETRRPDLVLTIDSPGFCLRLLRAIQPFGIKRVHYVAPQVWAWREHRVKRFPGLWERMLCLLPFEEKWFAERNVPGQFVGHPVLESGADQGDAARFRARHGLADDARVIVLMPGSRANEAGRLLPVYGETLRLLMQDIPTITPVIPLASSTAHTVRGAVSSWPVQPIFITDIADKHDAFAAAEAALTKSGTSTLELAMGGVPMAVTYRVNRITAMMARRLIRVPYVAMVNLLAGREIVPELLQENCTPPKIAAVLTGLMNNRPDNNGVGTADSQKQALKAVVASLHAPRRHAPDGVPSSAAAASIIEVLGQ; this is translated from the coding sequence GTGACAGCTCCGCTGATCTACATTGTCGCCGGTGAGCATAGCGGCGATGTACTTGGCGCCAGGCTGATCCATGCATTGCAGGCCATCAACCCGTCGATCCACTTTGCGGGAATTGGCGGGCCACGCATGGAAGAATGCGGCTTCCAGAGCCTGTTTCCCATGCATGAGCTGGCCGTCATGGGGCTGGTTGAAATCCTGCCACGGGTGCTGAAACTGCGACGGCGATTGCAGCAGACGGTTCAGGATATTGAAACCCGCCGTCCCGATCTGGTTCTGACCATCGACAGTCCCGGCTTCTGTCTGCGTCTGTTACGCGCCATACAGCCTTTCGGGATCAAAAGGGTGCATTACGTCGCACCACAGGTCTGGGCGTGGCGGGAGCATCGCGTCAAACGGTTTCCCGGTCTGTGGGAGCGAATGCTCTGTCTGCTGCCTTTCGAGGAAAAATGGTTTGCCGAGCGCAATGTGCCGGGGCAATTTGTTGGTCATCCAGTGCTGGAATCCGGGGCTGATCAGGGGGATGCCGCCCGTTTCCGCGCCCGGCATGGTCTGGCCGATGATGCCCGCGTGATCGTGCTGATGCCCGGCAGCCGAGCCAATGAGGCAGGCAGGTTGCTGCCCGTCTATGGCGAGACCCTGCGTCTGCTGATGCAGGATATCCCAACCATTACACCGGTTATCCCACTCGCCTCCAGCACGGCGCATACGGTGCGGGGGGCCGTCTCATCCTGGCCGGTGCAGCCGATTTTCATCACCGACATTGCCGACAAACACGACGCCTTTGCCGCCGCCGAGGCCGCATTGACCAAATCCGGCACATCAACGCTGGAATTGGCCATGGGCGGTGTTCCGATGGCCGTGACTTACCGCGTTAACCGCATCACCGCAATGATGGCACGCAGGCTGATCCGCGTACCGTATGTCGCCATGGTCAATCTATTGGCAGGGCGTGAAATCGTTCCGGAGCTTCTTCAAGAAAACTGCACGCCCCCAAAAATAGCTGCGGTTTTAACCGGTCTGATGAACAACCGCCCTGATAACAATGGCGTGGGTACCGCCGATAGTCAGAAACAGGCACTGAAGGCAGTGGTTGCTTCCCTGCATGCGCCCCGTCGGCATGCACCAGATGGTGTGCCCTCCTCTGCCGCTGCGGCCTCCATCATAGAGGTGCTGGGTCAATAA
- a CDS encoding alpha/beta hydrolase, with protein sequence MQTGEERPHEDIRPVLASIAERSRRLVLDWLARVEQEGPVEALLAGHATDGLPLADMAPYVMRIGGAFLEMAARLAHDPARLAQAQLGFWRDYLVLWQQGARRMMGLPPQEDLPDVTPVGTVEEAHKRDRRFRDPLWRENEVFDFIRQSYLLSARFIQDQIRQVGGMSPDDARKVDFYTRHFIDAMSPANFLLTNPQVLKRTIDTRGENLLRGLNNLLADLERGRGRLRIRMTDIEAFRTGETIATSPGFVVYRNTMMELIQYEPQTEQVLRRPLLIVPPWINKFYILDLQPHNSFVRWATAQGHTVFIISWINPDETLAGKNFDDYMTEGVFTALDEIARLTGERMVNGIGYCLGGTLLGCSAGVLAARGDDRLASTSFLATMLDFCDPGEISVFIDEEQLRDMEARMNRRGYLDGTEMSETFNLLRANDLIWSFVVNHYLMGETPVPFDLLHWNSDGTRMPARMHIFYLRTMYRDNLLVVPNAVALDGTRIDLSRVTTPAYFLATREDHIAPWRTIYRGMQALGGERRFVLSGAGHVAGIVNPPGIGKYGYWVNDSLADEPEEWLANTTEIAGSWWTDWNHWVTALAPEKCDARPVRDHGLGHAPGTYVNDGYIGQGRA encoded by the coding sequence ATGCAGACAGGGGAGGAGCGGCCTCATGAGGATATCAGGCCGGTACTGGCTTCAATAGCGGAGCGTTCCCGGCGCCTTGTCCTCGACTGGCTGGCACGGGTGGAGCAGGAGGGGCCGGTTGAAGCCCTGTTGGCCGGTCATGCCACTGATGGCCTGCCGCTGGCGGATATGGCGCCGTATGTCATGAGGATCGGGGGTGCCTTTCTGGAAATGGCGGCGCGTCTGGCCCATGATCCGGCCCGTCTGGCACAGGCCCAGCTTGGTTTCTGGCGGGATTATCTGGTGCTGTGGCAGCAAGGGGCGCGTCGTATGATGGGCCTGCCCCCGCAGGAGGATCTGCCGGATGTGACGCCAGTCGGCACTGTTGAGGAGGCCCATAAGCGCGATCGCCGGTTCCGTGATCCACTCTGGCGGGAGAACGAGGTTTTCGATTTTATCCGGCAATCTTACCTGCTGTCCGCGCGCTTCATTCAGGATCAGATCAGGCAGGTCGGCGGCATGTCGCCCGATGACGCGCGCAAGGTGGATTTTTACACGCGCCATTTTATTGACGCGATGAGTCCAGCCAATTTTTTGCTGACCAACCCTCAGGTGCTGAAGCGGACAATCGACACGCGCGGCGAAAATCTCCTGCGCGGGCTGAACAATCTGCTGGCCGATCTGGAGCGCGGGCGTGGGCGTCTGCGTATCCGCATGACAGATATCGAAGCTTTCCGTACGGGGGAGACAATTGCTACCTCGCCAGGCTTCGTCGTCTATCGCAATACGATGATGGAGTTGATCCAGTATGAGCCGCAGACCGAACAGGTTCTGCGTCGTCCGCTGCTGATTGTTCCGCCCTGGATCAACAAATTCTATATTCTCGATCTCCAGCCCCATAACAGCTTCGTCCGCTGGGCTACGGCGCAAGGGCATACAGTGTTCATAATAAGCTGGATCAATCCGGATGAGACGCTGGCCGGGAAAAATTTCGACGACTACATGACAGAGGGGGTGTTTACGGCGCTGGACGAGATCGCCCGTCTTACCGGAGAGCGGATGGTTAACGGGATCGGTTATTGTCTGGGTGGTACGCTGCTTGGGTGCTCGGCGGGTGTTCTGGCTGCACGGGGAGATGACCGTCTGGCCTCTACGTCATTTCTGGCTACCATGCTTGATTTCTGCGATCCCGGTGAAATCTCGGTGTTTATTGATGAGGAGCAGCTGCGGGATATGGAGGCCCGCATGAATCGGCGCGGCTATCTGGACGGTACAGAAATGTCGGAGACGTTTAATCTGCTCCGGGCCAATGATCTGATCTGGTCTTTTGTCGTCAACCATTACCTGATGGGTGAGACGCCGGTGCCATTCGATCTGTTGCACTGGAACAGCGACGGTACCCGTATGCCTGCCCGGATGCATATTTTTTATCTGCGTACGATGTATCGGGACAATCTGCTGGTGGTACCGAATGCCGTTGCGCTGGATGGCACGCGGATTGATCTCTCCCGAGTGACCACCCCTGCCTATTTTCTGGCGACACGCGAAGATCATATCGCACCATGGCGGACGATATACAGGGGGATGCAGGCTCTGGGCGGAGAGCGGCGCTTTGTTCTGTCAGGCGCAGGGCATGTTGCCGGGATTGTCAACCCGCCGGGTATCGGCAAATACGGATACTGGGTCAATGATTCCCTGGCGGATGAACCGGAGGAATGGCTGGCCAACACGACCGAGATCGCAGGCAGCTGGTGGACGGACTGGAATCACTGGGTGACGGCTTTGGCACCGGAAAAATGCGACGCCAGACCTGTCCGTGACCATGGGCTGGGACATGCGCCCGGAACCTATGTCAATGACGGCTATATCGGGCAGGGAAGGGCATGA
- a CDS encoding transglycosylase SLT domain-containing protein produces the protein MQGLGNEMPENGSLGLFARRLGRAASLGALCALAACGGHSGRSASSYGGVSYDGSGGEEYGASGEYTPPGPPSDPWGPYIKEASQRFSVPESWIRAVMRQESAGRSTAISSAGAMGLLQLMPGTYSLMRDRYHLGDDPYDPHNNVLAGTAYIREMYDQYGSPGFLAAYNAGPGRLASYLNGTGGLPGETVNYVSIIAPRLGGGFSPATSAPVMVAQAVPQRRFATTGSSSACDPDAAYDPSRPCQPGEGSGMTGGVTLASYGGAAQPFVSHGPTAENCDKDSAFDPSRPCRDMGAQVTTPQGSITQASVSASALPPPVPSYGGSAYPSGRQNSYGAASSYPTTRVMTPPTVASRYQPTAPVVIPATAAAGGGWSVQVGAFASRSLAQTVASGARNAAPTLLHNAQVAIPTTAPFGGNVLYRARLTQLTAAQASQACNELSRRQLSCMVVPPGS, from the coding sequence ATGCAGGGTTTGGGGAACGAAATGCCCGAAAACGGGTCGCTCGGCCTTTTTGCGAGGCGCCTGGGCAGGGCGGCGAGTCTCGGTGCCCTGTGCGCTTTGGCGGCTTGTGGAGGTCATTCCGGGCGGTCTGCCTCTTCCTATGGTGGCGTTTCTTATGACGGTAGTGGCGGAGAGGAATACGGGGCAAGCGGTGAATATACACCCCCTGGTCCGCCCTCCGATCCATGGGGGCCATACATCAAGGAAGCATCACAACGCTTTTCTGTGCCAGAAAGCTGGATTCGTGCCGTGATGCGGCAGGAAAGTGCCGGGCGCTCCACCGCCATTTCTTCAGCCGGGGCTATGGGATTGTTGCAGCTGATGCCCGGTACATATTCCCTGATGCGGGACCGTTATCACCTCGGGGATGATCCGTACGACCCGCATAACAATGTACTGGCGGGAACGGCCTATATCCGGGAAATGTATGACCAGTACGGTTCTCCCGGCTTTCTGGCGGCCTATAATGCAGGGCCCGGGCGGTTGGCTTCCTATCTGAACGGAACCGGCGGCCTGCCGGGTGAGACTGTCAACTATGTCTCGATTATTGCGCCTCGTCTGGGGGGCGGCTTCTCTCCCGCAACATCTGCGCCCGTGATGGTGGCACAGGCTGTCCCGCAACGCCGTTTTGCCACAACAGGCAGCAGCTCCGCCTGTGATCCTGATGCGGCCTATGATCCGTCGCGCCCCTGCCAGCCTGGGGAGGGTAGTGGCATGACAGGAGGCGTTACACTGGCTTCTTACGGAGGTGCCGCACAGCCGTTCGTGTCCCACGGACCGACCGCGGAAAACTGTGACAAGGATTCGGCCTTCGATCCCTCCCGACCATGCCGGGATATGGGCGCACAGGTTACAACACCCCAAGGGTCCATAACCCAAGCGAGTGTGTCTGCATCAGCCTTGCCCCCCCCTGTTCCATCCTATGGCGGCAGTGCCTATCCCTCGGGGCGGCAGAACAGCTATGGGGCGGCTTCATCTTATCCCACAACAAGGGTCATGACGCCGCCAACGGTTGCGTCACGTTATCAGCCGACAGCTCCGGTGGTGATCCCGGCTACCGCTGCAGCGGGAGGTGGTTGGTCCGTTCAGGTCGGCGCTTTCGCCAGCCGTTCTCTGGCACAGACCGTGGCCAGCGGAGCCCGGAATGCGGCCCCGACATTGTTGCACAATGCACAGGTGGCGATACCGACAACAGCACCGTTTGGCGGAAACGTGCTCTATCGTGCACGGCTGACCCAGCTGACTGCCGCACAGGCCAGCCAAGCCTGTAATGAACTCAGTCGCAGGCAGCTTTCCTGCATGGTGGTTCCACCCGGCTCCTGA
- a CDS encoding carbon-nitrogen hydrolase family protein has translation MSSIAKTLKIGVLAYPIEGVTLEGYAAKLDRLVAEAAAAGAELLLMPEYACVEVASGYVSSPDIDAELNAVCARSAGILAAQRDAAVKYGVWLAPGSVPVRGADGVTINRAPLFAPDGSVAFQDKRVMTRFENEHWFVSPGAPPGIFNTPWGKIGLTICYDTEFPILARAQVEAGAWLILAPCCTDTLRGYNRVGFSARARALENQCYVAVAPTVGDAAWSGALDTNRGYAAVYGPVDRGFPEDGMLARGALDEPGWIYATLDPAKIQDVRVNGGVLNHRDWPASVGACAILPRGTLEIA, from the coding sequence ATGAGCAGCATCGCCAAAACCCTGAAGATCGGTGTGCTGGCCTATCCGATCGAAGGGGTCACGCTGGAAGGCTACGCCGCCAAGCTCGACCGTCTGGTGGCTGAAGCCGCCGCCGCAGGAGCCGAATTGCTGCTGATGCCAGAATATGCCTGTGTCGAGGTTGCCAGCGGCTATGTTTCCAGCCCCGATATCGATGCGGAGCTGAACGCGGTCTGCGCCCGCTCCGCCGGAATTCTGGCGGCCCAGCGGGATGCCGCCGTGAAATATGGCGTCTGGCTGGCCCCCGGCTCCGTGCCGGTACGCGGGGCGGATGGCGTCACGATCAACCGCGCCCCCCTCTTTGCCCCTGACGGCAGCGTCGCCTTTCAGGACAAGCGGGTGATGACACGGTTCGAAAACGAACACTGGTTCGTCTCGCCCGGAGCGCCACCGGGAATTTTTAACACCCCGTGGGGCAAAATCGGACTGACCATTTGTTATGATACCGAATTCCCCATCCTTGCCCGTGCGCAGGTAGAAGCCGGCGCGTGGCTGATTCTGGCGCCCTGCTGCACCGATACGCTGCGTGGCTATAACCGCGTCGGCTTCTCCGCCCGGGCACGTGCTCTGGAAAACCAGTGCTATGTCGCCGTGGCTCCGACTGTGGGCGATGCTGCATGGTCAGGCGCCCTGGACACCAATCGTGGCTATGCAGCCGTGTACGGCCCGGTGGATCGCGGCTTCCCCGAGGATGGCATGCTGGCCCGCGGTGCACTGGATGAGCCGGGCTGGATTTATGCCACGCTTGATCCGGCGAAAATTCAGGATGTACGGGTTAATGGCGGCGTTTTGAACCATCGTGACTGGCCGGCATCAGTCGGTGCCTGCGCCATCCTGCCACGCGGAACACTGGAAATAGCGTGA